The Kluyveromyces marxianus DMKU3-1042 DNA, complete genome, chromosome 6 genome window below encodes:
- the MUM3 gene encoding Mum3p, translated as MSILTTLQTTITGPWFDIGNKHIIKCIIYMSILVGLFATQLIVDSWLWFLYKWTIVIKSKHYYRKIQQAQKMQSVVNIWINEFLLWTITREDIQIIFEGEDMKVNEKSQVIICNHRSIIDYTMIQHLFGAENVVFASWRRLMKYPSLIHFWSIFRNNENAAVSVSTFKKYKGLEKIVVFPEVNIFTPEVKLIERKLMKVKCKGLPVLHNVLYPRFGTFVNLIKALTNETSKRGLRMLEHLILPSKSDYQESINLVSLTIIYYTISLKPSGEYKLEQTLPALWDIWSLESPLIICVHSTNHNLDKLGRKKQTQLESWLETQWCAKDRLIESMELNVEVI; from the coding sequence ATGTCAATTCTCACTACCCTACAAACTACCATTACGGGTCCGTGGTTTGATATCGGAAATAAACATATTATAAAATGCATAATCTATATGTCTATTTTAGTAGGCCTTTTCGCAACACAATTAATTGTTGATAGTTGGCTTTGGTTCCTTTACAAATGGACAATTGTGATAAAGTCCAAGCACTACTACCGTAAAATCCAACAAGCACAAAAAATGCAATCTGTAGTcaatatttggatcaatGAGTTCCTACTTTGGACAATAACTCGGGAGGATATACAAATAATATTTGAGGGAGAAGATATGAAAgttaatgaaaaaagtCAAGTAATAATTTGCAATCATAGATCAATAATTGATTATACTATGATACAACATCTTTTTGGAGCTGAAAATGTAGTTTTCGCCAGTTGGAGACGCTTAATGAAATACCCTAGCCTAATTCATTTCTGGTCGATATTTAGAAATAATGAGAACGCTGCGGTGTCAGTTTCAACCTTTAAGAAATACAAAGGCCTAGAGAAGATAGTGGTATTTCCCGAAGTTAATATTTTTACCCCCGAAGTTAAGCTGATTGAAAGGAAGTTGATGAAAGTAAAGTGTAAAGGATTGCCTGTTTTACACAACGTTTTATACCCCAGATTTGGCACTTTTGTAAACTTGATCAAAGCCCTAACAAACGAAACTTCAAAGAGGGGATTACGAATGTTAGAACATTTAATATTACCATCGAAATCCGATTATCAAGAATCTATCAACCTTGTGAGTTTAACTATAATATACTACAcaatatctttgaaaccAAGCGGTGAATACAAATTGGAACAAACGCTCCCTGCTCTTTGGGATATATGGTCGTTAGAGTCTCCTCTTATTATTTGTGTCCATTCAACAAACCATAACCTTGATAAACTCGgtagaaagaaacagaCGCAGCTAGAAAGCTGGTTAGAAACCCAGTGGTGTGCCAAGGATCGATTGATAGAGAGTATGGAATTAAACGTGGAGGTGAtttaa
- the RNA1 gene encoding GTPase-activating protein RNA1 — MTSFSKAGLQQKWTTEDDIKSVLDELKAVDKVTSLDLSGNTIGVEASKALAKVISEEKSIRDNVEEVNFADMYTSRLVDEVVESLQVLLPALQGCPKLAKVDLSDNAFGLRTIDSLEKFISESTQLKHLILANNGMGPFAGERIGKALFKLAENKKKAGQSLLETFVCGRNRLENGSSRWLSQGLRAHGDDLHTVRLYQNGIRPQGCINLIKHGLAYNKNLHVLDMQDNTFTTVASETLAQYLTNWTHLKELNLNDCLLKGPGSHAILKVLKENKFDNLETLKLQYNELTQHSLEHLLIPALQSGNLPCLASLELNGNRFEEDSEPLELLPTLFDGELDELDDLEEVDSEEEESEDEDAEEEDDWNPTEFVKDKEVDELASELEKAHIE; from the coding sequence ATGACTTCCTTTAGCAAAGCTGGTTTGCAGCAAAAATGGACCacagaagatgatatcaAAAGCGTTTTGGACGAGTTGAAGGCAGTGGATAAGGTGACATCCTTGGACTTGTCTGGTAACACGATAGGTGTTGAGGCGTCTAAGGCATTGGCTAAGGTTATTAGCGAGGAAAAATCTATTCGTGATAATGTAGAAGAGGTAAACTTTGCGGATATGTACACTTCCAGACTTGTGGATGAGGTTGTTGAGTCGTTGCAGGTATTGCTTCCAGCTTTGCAAGGATGCCCAAAACTAGCTAAGGTGGATCTTTCTGATAATGCGTTCGGATTGCGTACTATTGACTCGTTAGAAAAGTTCATCAGTGAGTCTACCCAGTTGAAGCATCTGATTTTGGCGAACAACGGTATGGGGCCATTTGCCGGTGAAAGAATAGGTAAAGCATTGTTCAAGCTTGCcgaaaacaagaagaaggctgGCCAGTCGTTGTTGGAGACATTTGTTTGTGGTAGAAACAGATTGGAGAACGGCTCGTCGCGCTGGTTGTCCCAGGGTTTGAGAGCACACGGGGACGATTTGCACACCGTGCGTTTGTACCAAAACGGTATCAGACCTCAGGGCTGTATCAATTTGATTAAGCACGGTTTGGCATACAACAAGAACTTGCACGTTTTGGACATGCAAGATAACACATTCACCACCGTTGCATCCGAAACATTGGCACAGTATTTGACTAACTGGACTCATTTGAAGGAATTAAACTTAAATGACTGTTTGTTGAAGGGACCTGGTTCCCATGCCATCTTGAAAGTattgaaggaaaacaaaTTTGATAACTTGGAAACTTTGAAACTACAATATAACGAATTAACCCAGCACAGTTTGGAACACTTGCTAATCCCTGCCTTGCAAAGCGGTAACTTACCATGTTTGGCATCGTTGGAATTGAACGGTAACAGATTTGAGGAAGATTCTGAGCCTTTGGAATTATTACCTACTCTTTTCGACGGTGAATTGGACGAGCTAGACGATTTGGAAGAGGTTGACtcggaagaagaagaaagcgAAGACGAAGACGCtgaggaagaagacgatTGGAATCCTACTGAGTTCGTTAAGGACAAGGAAGTCGATGAATTGGCATctgaattggaaaaagcTCACATAGAATAA
- the TIM18 gene encoding Tim18p, which yields MFRYRLISPQVRGIRLPSLPNKASLSKYKLIPPPPGGVTGTVNDTLPKSEPNWFHGSYHWDYERITAVSLIPLTMVPLYGAMSSATFAATFPVPIIDAVLASTILIHSYLGITSCIIDYIPLRKFGFWHKAAKFALALGSSISLYGIYVLETENNGLIDLITALWDKEKGDSRAYLFERRY from the coding sequence ATGTTTAGGTATAGACTGATATCTCCACAAGTTAGAGGGATTAGGCTCCCATCTTTGCCTAATAAAGCTTCTCTATCCAAATACAAGTTAATTCCTCCACCTCCAGGAGGAGTTACTGGAACTGTAAATGATACCTTACCCAAATCAGAACCAAACTGGTTTCATGGTTCGTATCACTGGGACTATGAACGTATTACCGCTGTGTCCCTAATCCCATTAACAATGGTACCACTCTACGGGGCGATGTCATCTGCTACCTTCGCAGCTACATTTCCAGTTCCAATCATCGATGCTGTTTTAGCAAGTACTATACTTATACATTCATATTTGGGTATCACTAGTTGTATTATTGACTATATCCCACTAAGAAAGTTTGGTTTTTGGCATAAGGCAGCAAAGTTTGCCTTGGCCCTTGGAAGTTCAATAAGTCTTTACGGGATCTACGTTTTAGAAACGGAGAATAATGGATTGATAGATTTGATTACAGCTCTTTGGgacaaagaaaagggtGACTCAAGAGCATATTTATTTGAAAGAAGGTACTGA
- the TAF9 gene encoding chromatin modification protein → MDDAEKNKDSLDTPRDVRLLHLLLASQSVLQYEDKVPLQLMDFAHRYTKGVLKDAIAYREYVGGSASDVSIEDIRLAIGARTQYQFKPTAPKELMLQLAAERNKKPLPNVVSSWGVRLPPEKYCLTAKEWSIDE, encoded by the coding sequence ATGGATGACGCcgaaaagaataaagacTCCTTGGATACACCAAGAGATGTGAGACTCTTGCATTTGTTGCTAGCATCGCAATCAGTGCTGCAATATGAGGACAAGGTGCCTTTGCAGTTGATGGATTTCGCTCACAGATACACGAAGGGTGTGTTGAAGGATGCGATTGCTTATAGGGAATATGTTGGAGGATCGGCCTCTGATGTGTCTATAGAGGATATACGGCTTGCGATTGGTGCTCGTACACAGTATCAATTCAAGCCCACAGCTCCCAAGGAGCTCATGTTGCAGCTTGCCGCTGAGAGAAATAAGAAACCGTTGCCGAACGTTGTGTCGTCGTGGGGTGTGCGTCTTCCCCCAGAGAAGTACTGTTTAACGGCAAAGGAGTGGTCAATAGACGAATAG
- the MBF1 gene encoding multiprotein-bridging factor 1, with the protein MSDWEPSTVIGRKVRIGGGGPRQQVARTQAQINEARRSGMVLSVDKKYGTTNSKASPEGQRLTKVDRETDIVKPKKIDLNVGKAIQKGRQAKNLTQKDLATKINEKPTVVNDYESGRGIPNQQVLAKMERALGIKLRGKNIGEPLGGPKK; encoded by the coding sequence ATGTCTGATTGGGAACCATCTACAGTTATTGGTCGTAAAGTGAGAATCGGTGGCGGTGGTCCACGTCAACAAGTCGCCCGTACCCAGGCCCAAATCAATGAAGCCAGAAGATCCGGTATGGTTCTTTCTGTGGATAAGAAGTACGGTACTACTAATAGCAAGGCTTCTCCAGAGGGCCAACGGTTGACTAAGGTGGATCGTGAGACTGATATTGTTAAGCCAAAGAAGATTGATTTGAATGTAGGTAAGGCTATCCAGAAGGGTAGACAAGCCAAGAACTTGACCCAGAAGGATTTGGCCACTAAGATCAACGAGAAGCCTACTGTTGTGAACGACTACGAGTCTGGCCGTGGTATTCCTAACCAGCAAGTGTTGGCTAAGATGGAGCGTGCCTTGGGTATCAAGTTGCGTGGGAAGAACATTGGAGAGCCATTGGGTGGTCCAAAGAAATAA